One window of the Colletotrichum destructivum chromosome 4, complete sequence genome contains the following:
- a CDS encoding Putative CENP-V/GFA domain, Mss4-like superfamily protein: protein MADSITIKAQCLCKEHMFSASLARSALPMKAVCCHCTSCRRVTGSLYSSCAPWPNPSEDLSGLDKYSYSRHTDIFFCRSCSSKLFCRVVVSSLGPAVYVVTGALENTPGLVEYSSHMFVGDTVDGGASVWLPPAKRWNEGRGSQELSLESSPASKGLLSALPPRGARASPSVTPFHCHCRGVHLSLRSAADLKADPAGVSTTSCINPQSLKFKASADSCDSCRLTFGSDVNAWAFAPLTHIGFDLAGNSSPALPEFPRSLAALREAVTATQSRDARLGTLAVYDSSPDVERYFCSRCAANVFYAVRDRDGMVDIAVGLLHHPNGARAEGLLAWSYGKVGWDVDVAGGWREEIVTSVKSLSSEWMTPVREGQHIG, encoded by the coding sequence ATGGCCGACTCGATTACCATCAAGGCGCAGTGCCTGTGCAAGGAACACATGTTCTCGGCATCCTTGGCCAGATCCGCCCTCCCGATGAAAGCGGTATGCTGCCATTGCACCTCCTGTCGCCGCGTCACCGGGTCGCTGTACTCCAGCTGCGCGCCGTGGCCCAACCCTTCAGAAGACCTGTCGGGTCTCGACAAGTACTCGTACAGCAGGCACACCGACATCTTCTTCTGCAGGAGCTGTTCCTCGAAGCTCTTCtgccgcgtcgtcgtctctAGTCTGGGGCCGGCCGTCTACGTCGTGACCGGCGCGCTGGAGAACACGCCGGGTCTCGTCGAGTACAGCAGTCACATGTTTGTCGGGGacaccgtcgacggcggcgcttCTGTGTGGCTGCCGCCCGCCAAGAGATGGAACGAGGGGCGCGGCAGCCAAGAGTTGTCGCTGgagtcgtcgccggcgtccaaGGGTTTATTATCGGCCTTGCCCCCCCGCGGGGCGAGAGCCTCTCCGTCCGTTACCCCCTTTCACTGCCATTGCAGGGGCGTCCACCTCTCGCTCCGCAGCGCCGCCGATCTCAAAGCGGATCCGGCGGGAGTTTCAACGACATCATGCATCAACCCGCAGTCGCTCAAGTTCAAGGCCAGCGCTGACTCGTGCGACTCGTGCCGCCTCACGTTCGGCTCAGATGTGAATGCCTGGGCTTTTGCTCCCCTAACCCACATCGGCTTCGACCTGGCCGGCAACTCGTCCCCGGCTCTCCCCGAGTTCCCGCGAAGTCTCGCCGCGCTCAGGGAGGCGGTCACGGCAACCCAAAGCAGAGACGCCCGGCTGGGGACGCTGGCGGTCTACGACAGCTCCCCGGACGTCGAGCGGTACTTCTGCTCCAGGTGCGCCGCCAACGTCTTCTACGCCGTTCGTGACCGGGACGGCATGGTGGACATCGCGGTCGGGCTACTGCATCACCCGAACGGCGCTCGTGCCGAAGGGCTGCTCGCGTGGTCTTACGGCAAGGTCGGATGGGATGTGGACGTGGCTGGAGGATGGCGGGAGGAAATCGTGACTTCGGTGAAATCTCTTTCGAGTGAATGGATGACGCCAGTCCGGGAGGGACAACACATAGGATGA